A window of bacterium genomic DNA:
TATTACGATGATCCTGAGATACTTGCGAGAATTTCCAGGGGACTTGGTGAGCCGATGCGAGGAATCGACGTTTCTAAATTATCACAAGAAGAGCTGTTGCAAACAAGGGGGTGGTAGTGAAAATTGGAATTCTCGCAATACAAGGGGATTTTGAGCTTCATGCACGTAAAATTGTTGAAACGGGCAACGATTATTTACTTGTGAAAAAAACATCACAGCTCGATGAAATTGATGGTATAATCTTACCAGGTGGAGAGAGCACGACCATAAGCAAGATTATTAGCAGATATGCTTTAGACGAAATTTTGAGAGAAAGGGTCGAAAATGGTTTCCCTGTTTTTGCCACCTGTGCAGGCTTAATAATGCTTGCAAAAAAGCTCGAAGGAAAAGAAAGCGAGGTGACCCCCCTTGGAGTTCTTAATATTACTGTGAAAAGGAATGCTTATGGAAGACAGAGGGAATCCTTTGAAGCTCCCTTGAAGATTAACTTAGATGGAAAAGAAGTTGGAGTTACAGGTGTTTTTATAAGAGCACCAAAGATCGTTGACATGGGAAAGGAAGTTCAGGTCCTTGGAAGATTTGAAGACTCTCCGGTCATTGTAAGGCAGGGAAACATCCTTGCCATGACTTTTCATCCAGAATTGGCAGAGGGTACGGAAATTTATGAATATTTCTTGAATATAATAATAGGGAGAAGATAGCATGTTTGAAAACTTAAGAAAAACTGACCGTGAAGTGTTTGAGGCTATCTTTAATGAGCTTCAAAGGCAGAGAAATGGCCTTGAGCTAATTGCTTCGGAGAACTTCACTTCTGATGCAGTGATGGAAGCGATGGGCAATGTTATGACCAACAAGTACGCGGAGGGGTATCCTGGGGCGCGGTATTATGGGGGATGCGAATTTGTGGATGTAGTTGAGAAGCTTGCCATTGAAAGGGCAAAACAGCTTTTTGGTGCTGATCATGTTAACGTCCAGCCTCACTCGGGTGTTCAGGCAAATATGGCGGTTTATTTCGCGGTACTAAATCCCGGCGACACAATTTTATCGATGCAGCTTTCTCATGGCGGTCACCTTTCTCATGGCCACAAGGTTTCTTTTTCTGGAAAACTTTACAATGTAGTCCATTACACAGTTCACCCTGAAACGGAAAGGATTGATTTTGACCTCGTAAGGAAGCTTGCTTTAGAACATAAGCCCAAGATTATTTTATCAGGATATTCAGCCTATCCCAGAATTATTGAGTGGGATAAGTTCAGGGAAATTGCAGATGAGGTTGGAGCCTATTTCATGGCCGACATTGCGCACATTGCTGGACTTGTTGCAGCAGGAGTTCATCCCTCACCTATTCCTTATGCCCATTTTGTTACAACGACGACTCATAAAACCTTGCGTGGACCGAGAGGCGGTATGATTATGTGCAAGGCTGAGTTTGCGAAAGATATTGATAAAGCGGTATTTCCGGGCGCTCAGGGAGGACCATTAATGCATGTTATTGCTGCGAAGGCCGTTGCTTTTAAGGAGGCACTTACTCCTGAATTTAAACAATACCAGGAGCAGATTGTAAAGAACGCTAAGAAGCTGGCTGAGACCCTCATGTCCGAGGGACTGCGTCTTGTTACAGGAGGGACGGATAATCATTTAATGCTCGTGGATTTGAGACCCTTTAAGATTACTGGAAATATTGCTGAAAAGGCTCTGGAAAAGGCGGGCATTACAGTGAACAAAAATACTATCCCCTTTGATCCCGAAAAGCCCACAGTTACAAGTGGTATAAGGATTGGAACCCCCGCAGTGACTACAAGGGGTATGAAAGAGGATGAGATGGTAAAGATAGGGAAATTAATAAGTAAGGTTTTAAAGGCTCCCGATGATGAGAAGGTTATTGCCGATGTAAGAAGGGAAGTTCAGGAACTCTGTGAATCCTTTCCGCTTTATCAGGATCGGTATGAAAATATGAGGAGACTTTTATGAAGAAAATATTAAAAGCATCGCCTCTTCTAATTTTGGTTGGTTTACTATTCGCATCTCACGAAAACATTGGAATTACTACCTATTCAAGATCAATTTCTGAAAGCGGCGTTGGTGGTGTCTTTGGTGTAGAGGCTCTCTTTATTAATCCTGCAGGTCTTTCTTCTGGTTCCAAATTTGAACTTTTGCTTTCTTATGAAATCCCTTATGGTAACATTAAGGGCCTAAAATCAACAATTCTTGGATTTAAGTATTCTAATTTTGCTATTGGGATTAGTGAGTATTTTCTGAACATAGAGAATGAGGGCAAGTACGCTGAAGGAATGTATCTCCTCTCTTATGGGAGAAATGTAGGGGTCATCAATGTAGGTGGCAGTTTAAATATATACAAGTTTCAGGACCCAAGATTTGGCACAGATTACAAGGGTGGAATTGATCTGGGCATACAATCTGCGGTCTCAGATTTTGTTTCTGCCGGTGTTTTTTATAAAAATATAACACGAAGTGCTATCAGGGGAAGCGATTTGCCTCAATATTTGGATACCGGTATAACTATTTCCATTCAAGGATTGAGTTCCACTTATTTGAGTTTTCGTATGTATCCTGGCAATTCTCCCATTTTTATGCTCGGTGAGGAGGTTTCCCTCGCAGATGGGCTTCTTCAGGTTAAAGGGGGTCTAAATTACGGTGATGATTACAAAAAGGCTTCCTTTGGGCTTGAAATTAATTTGAAAGGTTTTATTGTAGGTTATGCCTTTTCAACGAACTTTGAGTTGTCTCCCGCTCATTCCTTTTCTATCAATTTCAGGAGGTGATAGTGTTAAAGCATTTTCTTCTCATTTTCGTTATTTCTCAATTTGAGGGAAAGGTTGATCTCAACAAATCAAGTGTAGAGGAACT
This region includes:
- the pdxT gene encoding pyridoxal 5'-phosphate synthase glutaminase subunit PdxT, whose translation is MKIGILAIQGDFELHARKIVETGNDYLLVKKTSQLDEIDGIILPGGESTTISKIISRYALDEILRERVENGFPVFATCAGLIMLAKKLEGKESEVTPLGVLNITVKRNAYGRQRESFEAPLKINLDGKEVGVTGVFIRAPKIVDMGKEVQVLGRFEDSPVIVRQGNILAMTFHPELAEGTEIYEYFLNIIIGRR
- the glyA gene encoding serine hydroxymethyltransferase; this translates as MFENLRKTDREVFEAIFNELQRQRNGLELIASENFTSDAVMEAMGNVMTNKYAEGYPGARYYGGCEFVDVVEKLAIERAKQLFGADHVNVQPHSGVQANMAVYFAVLNPGDTILSMQLSHGGHLSHGHKVSFSGKLYNVVHYTVHPETERIDFDLVRKLALEHKPKIILSGYSAYPRIIEWDKFREIADEVGAYFMADIAHIAGLVAAGVHPSPIPYAHFVTTTTHKTLRGPRGGMIMCKAEFAKDIDKAVFPGAQGGPLMHVIAAKAVAFKEALTPEFKQYQEQIVKNAKKLAETLMSEGLRLVTGGTDNHLMLVDLRPFKITGNIAEKALEKAGITVNKNTIPFDPEKPTVTSGIRIGTPAVTTRGMKEDEMVKIGKLISKVLKAPDDEKVIADVRREVQELCESFPLYQDRYENMRRLL